The bacterium DNA window CAATCCACCGTGCCCCTCAACCGGACCGTGCAGGTGACCATCCGGCTTGAATGGCAGGGCGATCTGGACCGCTATGAGGTCATTGATCTCGAAAACCTTACGGCGCAGAATTTTGAGGTGGTCGGCAATTCCTCGGCCAACCGCGTGGCGGTTGTGGACGGACGCAACCTGTCGGTTCATGATTTTCAGTATACGTTGCGGCCCATGAGCTTGGGCATGGGGTATGTGAATGGTCTGACCGTCCGCTACGCCGATGCCAGCAACGGCAAACAATACCGGCTGTTCACCAATCGGGTCGAGATCCGGGTGGTGGATCCGGTCGCTGAGCCGGGCGCGCACGATTGGCTCTATTACCTGGCGGCAACGCTGCTGCTGCTCGCGGTTTTGGTCTACGGCTATCTGAGTCTGCAAAAGAAGAAAAAGCTGGAGCGTGAAAAGGCCCTGGCCCTGGCGCAGCAGCAAAAGCCTATCGAAGAGCAATATCTGGAGCAGCTCAAGACTCAGATACCGTTGGACGACAGAGAGTTGGAGACCGGCGAGGCTTTGTCGCGTCTCGCCAGGCTGTTGCGCAGATATTGGTCTGAAAAGCATGGCCTGCCGGGTCTGGAGGCCACCAGTGAAGAGTTTCTCGCCGCGCTGCATGCGCTGCCCATCGAAAGCCGGGCGGCCGCGGATGTGACCGAGGTGATCCACAGCGCGGATCTCGCCAAATTTTCCGGAACCGGAATCGATCGCCCGACGTTGGAGAGACTGTACACGTTGTTTGAATTTCAGTTGTCAAGCTCGGCTCAAAAACCCCAATCGATGTAATGGGAGGCTCCATGAACATGGATATTCAGGCGATACACGCCAAGATCGAAAAGGAGAGCGCGTTCGTCGAAAAAATTTCCTCAGAGGTCGCAAAGGTCATCGTCGGCCAAAAATATATGGTGGAGCGGCTGTTGATCGGCATGCTGGCGGACGGCCATATTCTGCTCGAGGGTGTTCCCGGTCTGGCCAAAACCATGACGGTCAAAACGCTGTCGTCCGTCATCCGCACCCAGTTCCAACGCATTCAGTTCACCCCTGATCTGCTGCCCGCGGACATCATCGGTACGCTGATCTATGATCAGCGCTCCGGCCAGTTCAACGCCAAAAAGGGTCCAATCTTCGCCAATCTGGTGCTGGCGGACGAAATCAACCGGTCTCCGGCCAAAGTGCAATCCGCCCTGCTGGAGGCCATGCAGGAACGCCAGGTTACCTTGGGCGATCAGACCTTCCC harbors:
- a CDS encoding protein BatD, which translates into the protein MHRRVFWLGLTLVAAGYVCSQTANAPALPEEGIRVSAFAEQSTVPLNRTVQVTIRLEWQGDLDRYEVIDLENLTAQNFEVVGNSSANRVAVVDGRNLSVHDFQYTLRPMSLGMGYVNGLTVRYADASNGKQYRLFTNRVEIRVVDPVAEPGAHDWLYYLAATLLLLAVLVYGYLSLQKKKKLEREKALALAQQQKPIEEQYLEQLKTQIPLDDRELETGEALSRLARLLRRYWSEKHGLPGLEATSEEFLAALHALPIESRAAADVTEVIHSADLAKFSGTGIDRPTLERLYTLFEFQLSSSAQKPQSM